The genome window GGTGAATATGTCGCAACCAAACGGTGGCGTAGCCGAGCCTATCGCAACCTGCAGTGTAATCAGAACCCCGACAAGTACCGGGTCCAGACCGGTAGCCTCAATCGCCGGTGCAAAGATCGGTGTCAGTACAAGGATTACCACTATCGGATCAACAAACATACAGGCGACAAAGAAGGCGATACAGATCGCCACCAGCACGCCGACCGGGCCAGCTTCATTAACACCGACAGACTCCAGTATGGCTTGCGGAATCTGGGCGAAGGAGATAATCCACGAAAAGCCGTTTCCGACTGCTACCAGTATGAAAACCACTGCAGTAATCAGGCCGGTGGACTTGGCAATCCGATAGATGTCCGGCAACTTCAGTGAGCGGAAGACCGCGAATTCGAGCGTGAACGCGTACAGCACGCAGACTGCCGCAGCCTCCGTGGGACTGAAAATACCGCCATAGATACCGCCCACAATGATAACCGGGAAGAACAGTGGCCATAGAGCTTCGCGGACTGCGACCCCCCGTGCTCTCCAGCCGGCCCTTTCCTCGGTAGGAACCTTGTTTACGTAAGCATAGATCAGGCAATAGATTGAAAACATAGCCAGAATCATGATGCCCGGCCCTATGCCGGCAATGAATAGTTCGGCAATGGATGTCCCGGATATAACCCCATAAATAATGAAGCCGATACTGGGGGGGATCAGAAACGCAATATCACTGGAGTTGATAATCAGAGCCAGTGAAAAGGAGTCGGAATAGCCTGCTTTCAGCAGCTTTGGCCGCAGGGGAGAGCCAACCGCTACGACAGTCGCCTGGGTGGAACCGGAAACCGCACCAAACAGCGTGCAGGAGGCCGCAGTACTGATGGCAAGGCCGCCCTTCACATGCCCGATAAATGCCATAACCATATTGATCAGGCGGTCTGCGGACTGTCCACGGGTCATGATATCAGCGGCAAGAATAAACATGGGCACAGCAATGAGAGAAGCGGGGCGGATACCTCCCATCATTTGCTGGATAAAAGTACCCATTTGGCCAAAGCCATCAAACATCATTACAAAACCGACCACCGCACCCGTGATCAGCGGAACCATCATCGGGAAGCCTAGCAGCAGCAGCCCGATCATGATCACCATCATTATAGTTGCCATGATTTTCTATCCTTTGTTAAAGCAGCTGCAGGGTTCAGACTTCCGATTCACTATCCGCGTAGCCGTCAATCACACCTGTGGAGAGGTAAACATCCTTGCTGGTGAGATTTTTGATGGCCGTGAGGAAATACTGAATACCGGTGATTGCAAAGCCCACCGGGGCCCAGACGTAAATCCACCAGATTTCAAAACCCAGCGCAGGGAGAATTCGTCCACGGCTGTAAAGGGTTTCGACGTACCCGTAGGAGTGGTAACAGAGGAAGAACATCACCACTGATGTAAACAGGGCAATGAAAACCATCAGTACTTTGCGCCCCTTCGGTGGGACCGCATCGTAGACTGCAGACATACGGATATGGCGACCATGGCGGGCCGCGTAGCCAATGCCTGCAAAGGTAATCAGGATAATGAGAATCCGGTTAATCTCACCGGAGAAAAACAGGCCTTCACCGAAGACAAAGCGCGCAATAACGTTGATGCATGTATTGACAGCCATGAGGATGACGCCAACCGCCAGCATGACGGCCTCTGTCTTGGCAATGATTTCATCAATGGTCCCCAGAAAACCGGGCAGGCCGGACTCGTAGGTGCCGGTATCGTCTTCAAGATCCGGGGAATTCTCGGACATGAGGTCTGCTCCAGAGCATGTCGCTCCCGGCCGGTAGGAATCCCCGGCGGGGCGGGGTTAGCAAAGCTTCCCGCCGGCATGCCGCCGGCGGGAATGGTTCCTTCAGGTTCAGTTGCTCTGAACTTCTTCCAGATCTTTCTTGAACTGGTTCAGCAGGTCTTTGCCGCGCTCGCCAGTCATTTCGATGAACTTCTCTTCCACCTGAGGCGCACGTGCCTTAAAGGCATCGATCTGTTCATCGTTCAAGCGGGTAACGGTCACTTCGTCACTGGCTTTCTGGATCTTGGCCAGAGCTTCGTCGGCGAGGCCGTCGATGTGATCGATGATTTCTTCAAAGGCGAAATCCGATGCGTCCTGAACCAGCTTTTTGTCTGCATCAGACAGGTCGCTGTAGAAATCCTGGTTGGCCATCATGGCAGTGGTGAACCAGCCGTGGCTGGTGAAAACCAGGTTCGGGGACACTTCATAAAGACCGCCAGACTCGATCCAGAAGATCGGGTTTTCCTGGCCCTGGATCATGTTGGTCTGCAGCGCGCCATAGACTTCACCCCATGGCAGCGGGGTCGGAGTCGCGCCAAAGGCAGAATAGGTCTCTGACAGAAGCGGGTTGGTCATAACCCGGATTTTCTTGTTGTTGAAGTCTTCAGGCTTGGTGACCGGCTCGTCTACCGTCACAACCATTTCGCCTTCCGGGTACATCTGCAGAAGCTCCAGGCCTTTTTCGGCATAGAGTTCGGGGAAGTCTTTATTGATCGCTTCACTTTCCCGGAAAAACTTGATGACCGTTTCCATGTCGGTCGGCATCAGATAGGGAATGAAGAAGATCTGTGCTTCTGGAATCAGGGCGCCTGTGAAACCGGGGGACTGGTTTACAAAGTTCAGGATGCCCGCCTGGGTCTGCTCCATGATGTCGTCAGACTCACCCAGCTCGCCGAAGCGGTAGATCTGCAGGGTGTGATCGGAGTTTTCCTCGATGTATTCCTTGAACTTATAGGCGAATACGTCCTGTACGTCGCCTTCATACTCCTCGTGTGCATAGCGCCAGTTGGCGGCATTCACAGAGTTTGCGGCTGTCATGGCCGCAAATGCCAACGCTGAAATTCCGGCCAATTTCTTGAATTTACTCATGCTACTCATCGGGTTTCTCCGTGCGTGTATTGACTGAAATTAATTGTTACATTTCTTAAGACTGGCAAAACAAAGTGGTTTTCGCAAGAAATTGAGTAAATTCCTGGGTTTTAGCTGGCGGAGTCCCGCTGGTACCGCAAGTTTTTGAAATTATGGTCCATTCAGGTGCGAGAGGCACATTTCCAGAAATAGGTGGAACTCGCCGACAACCCGGCCAAGGCTGTTTTCCAGACGATGTCCGTCGGGCAACACCAGGGTGGGCAGGTCTTGCTCCCTGGCCAGTTCAAGCACTGGCATGACTGGTACAACATCATCATCCCAACCGTGAATGATCTGGGTGTGCCGTGCCTGAATGCAGGGGCTGGAATGGGGATATCTGGCCATAGCCAGGGCTGGTGCCAACAGAAAGCACCCCAGTACCGGTTGCGTTGCACTGGTTTGGGCACACACCCAGCCGCCCATGCTGGATCCGGCCAGTATCGTTCGTGCCGGATCGGCGTTCGATTCTTTCATTGCTGATTTCATCTGCTCAAGGCGAGTGGCTGGTTCTTTGCTGCTCCGGTGATCAATGGCAGTGGCGATGACTCCGGGAAAGGTCTCTGCGGCCTGCTTCATCGCCTGAACTTTGGTGCTTCCGGGGCCACTTTCGAGCCCGTGGGAGAGGAATACGTGAATGGTGGGGGTGGTCATAATCGGAGCCCTGCTTCGGATGTCTGTTATTACGGAATCATGGTGTCCCTGGTGTGGCTCTGTCTAGCTTGCGTCGGTCCTGAATTTAAACCGATAGCCGGAGCCGAGCGTAAATGGATGAAACGGGACAGGAGATGGATCATGCTCAGAACGCTTCTCGGGGCTCTGGTTGCTCTGGCAGTGTGGCCAGTCTATGCGGGCGGGACGGCCTGTCCTGCATTTCTGGATCATGAATTACGAAAGCTGCACTCCAGCCAGAGCGTTAACCTGTGTGACGTTTCCGCAGGCAAGCCCATGCTGGTAGTGAATACTGCGAGTCATTGTGGTTATACAGGCCAGTTTGAAGGCCTCCAGGCACTGCATGAGAAATACCGGGACAGCGGCCTGGTGGTTGTGGGTTTTGCCAGTGACGATTTCCGGCAGGAGGCTGCGACCGAAGAGGAAGCTGCCACCGTCTGCTACAAGAATTTCGGGGTCACCTTTACCATGATCGCGCCCGGACCAGTGACGGGCGATCAGGCTAACCCGGTTTTTCAGCACATCAGTCAGCAGAGCCAGTCACCGCGATGGAATTTCTCCAAATACGTGCTGGATAGCAACGGCCAGGTGGTGCAGGCATTTCCCAGTCAGGTGAAACCAAGCGATCCTGAGCTGATCCGAGCCGTTGAGTCCGTGCTTTAGTCGCTGCGGGTTGCTGCCAGAATATCCAGTGCGTGTCGGCGTTTTACGGGGTCATAGATGTCGACAGTGAACATCAGCTCGTCCACCTCCACGCTGGCAAGCAATGTGTCCAGCTGTCGGTTCAGGGCATCAGCGTCGCCCAGTAACTGAAGTGCCAGGAAGTCCTGTACGCTGGCCTTTTCGCCCGCATTCCAAAGCCCGTTCATGGATTCGACCGGCGGCCGCATCCACAGGGGCTGGCCCCGGAACAGCGCAAGAATGCGCTGGTAGCTCGTTGTGGCCAGAAACCTGGCCTCGTCCATGGAATCGGCAGGAACGGCTGGTACCGCAAGCATGGCGTACGGGGCTGCCAGCTGGTCTGAGGGCTGGAAGTTGTCCCGGTAGACACGAAGTGCTTCCCGGTAAAGCCTGGGGGCAAAGTGGCCGGCGAACGCATAGGGCAGACCACGCATGGCAGCCAGCTGGGCGCTGTAAAGGCTGGACCCCAGTAACCAGATTGGAACGTTGGTGCCGGCGCCGGGGATGGCCTTCACAGACTGCCCGGGCTGCAGCGGGCCCAGCAGGGATTGCAGTCTGGCTACATCTTCCGGGAACTGCTCAGCACCAAGGCCCTCCCTCCGCAGTGCCCTGGCGGTTACCGGGTCGGTTCCAGGCGCCCTGCCGAGGCCCAGGTCAATTCGGCCGGGATACAGGCTTTCCAGGGTGCCGAACTGTTCGGCAATGACCAACGGGGGATGATTTGGAAGCATAACGCCCCCGGAACCGACCCGAATGGTCTCTGTCTGCCCGGCGATGTGTCCTATCAGCACAGAGGTGGCAGAGCTGCTGATGCCCTCCATGTTGTGATGCTCGGCCAGCCAGAAGCGTTTGAATCCCAGTTCCTCCGCATGTCGGGCATAAGCCGCACTGTTGGACAACGTTGTGCCAACGGAGTCCCCCTCACGTACGGAGGCAAGTTCAAGCAGGGAATAATCGGGTCGTGTGGGCATGGGGCTCCGGGACTGGTTTGTTGGGTTTGGAATCAGAGATCGACAATGATGGGCAGATTCAGCGGTTTATAGCTGCCGGTGCAGGTGCTGGCATTAACGTGCAGGCAGTCACCGATCTGCTCCTGACCATGGTCTTCGTGTATGTGACCGAAAACATGGAGCCTGAGGGACAGGGTTTCAAGTTTTCGCGCCAGATCCTCGCAGCCGGGGCGAACAATACCGGTGGGTGAGATAATCTTGTCCAGAATGCCCGCGGCTGGACCATGGGTAATCAGCACATCGGTGTCGTCGGGGATACGGGCCCAGCGCTCTGCAATGGCCTGTCCCCGCTCACGGTTGAAGGCCCAGTTGAAGAAGACCGGTGTCCAGGGGCTGCCCCAGAATTTCAGACCTTCCAGTTCCAGCGGGCTGTCCTGAAGGTAATGGGCGTGCCGGACCAGTTCTCTGGCCTCGGCGGGCTCATCCTGGAAGCACCAGTCGTGATTGCCGGCAATCAGGATTTTGTGTCGGTGTGGCTGTTCCGAAAACCAGTCGTCCAGGTCTTCCAGTTCATCCAGTGTGCCCACGCCCAGGCAGTCGCCGGCGTGGATCAGCAGATCCCCCTCAGGCACCTCGATCTGGCGGTGCATGCTGTGGGTATCGGAGATGCAGACAATTCTCATGGTTCTGTGTCCAGGCTGACGGATAATGATGCCGGCGAGCAAACCCTGTCATTCTACGATAGCATTTGCCGGCAGGGGGCAGGAATTTATGCTTGATCTGGGGGCCAATTCGATGGTGACCTCATGGCACGGCACCTGGTCAGTCAGCGGTGGGTTTCCGTTGTATGATGAAGTGACGACACACGCCTTTGGAGACCGAGTAGATGCAACCGAGTGGCTATTACGAAAACGATACAACCCTTGCCCAGTATTGCGAGTTCCATTTCGGAGAACAGTGGCATGGGGAGCCGAATTTTCCGAAGGAGCTGGCGCTGGCGTGTATTGATGCCATGAATGGTCGAACGATGGGGAGGGCGCTGGATATCGGCTGCGCCTGTGGCCGCTCCTCGTTCGAACTGGCGAGGTTTTTTGACCATGTGGATGGGGTCGACTTTTCTGCCAGTTTTATAAACAAATGTGTGGAAATGGCGGAGCAGAAACTTGTCCGTTATGCGCGCCCCGAGGAAGGCGAGCTGGTGAGTTATCATGAGCGCACGCTGGCGGCTCTCGACCTTGGCGACACGGTGGGAAAAGTGGCTTTCCATCAGGGGGATGCCTGCGACCTGAAATCTCAGTTCAGCGGTTATGATCTGGTACTCGCGGCCAACCTGATTGACCGTCTTTACAAACCATCGACGTTCCTCACAACGATACATGAGCGTATCAATGATGGCGGTTTGCTGGTTATTGCGTCGCCTTACACCTGGCTTGAGGAATACACGCCAAAAGAAGAATGGCTTGGCGGATTCAAGAAGGATGGTGAAGACTACACCACGCTGGATGGTCTGCGGGATATGCTCGGGCCACATTTCCGTATTCTGGGCGAGCCGCGCAGTCTGCCGTTCGTGATTCGCGAGACCCGAAACAAGTTCCAGCACAGCTTTTCGGAACTGACCGTGTGGCAGAAGGTCAGTACCTGAACTGAAGGTCTGATGGCCGAATCTGGCGCTTGTCATTAAACTGTCACTGGTATCGGTCTAGGATGACCCCTCATCAGGACGGCGTGCATTGTGTTGGTGCATCGTGTGAATGCTTTAACCGGGGACATCCCCGGTTTTTTTATGCCTTCACGACAGGAGAGGAAAAGTGAGGACAATTGCGTTTTACAGTATGAAGGGAGGCGTGGGCAAAACCGCGGCTGCAGTCAATATTGCGTACCTGGCCAGCCAGGCCGGATATTCCACACTGCTGTGGGACCTGGATCCGCAAGGAGCCTCAAGCTGGTACCTGGCGGGGGCCGACAGGATCAAGGGGCAGAAACTGTCTGCACTCTTGAAAGGGAAAACGCCGATTGCCGAATTTGTCCATGAGAGCGGTTACCCCAATCTGGATTTTATTCCTTCTCATACCAGCTTCCGCAATCTGGATGTAAAGCTTGATCAGGATGACAGCACTAACCTGATCAAACAGTGGCTGGCACCGCTCTCCGAAGAAACCAGTCTTGTCATACTAGATTGCCCACCCTCCTTGTCCCGTTTGTCCGAGCAGGTTCTGAAAGCGGCTGATGCCGTGTTTGTGCCGGTGATACCTACCTGGCTGTCACTCAATAGCTGGGAGCAATTGCAGGCTTTCGCCAGGGAGAAGAAACTGAAACCCTCACGCCTGCATCCCTTCTATTCCATGGCTGATCGCCGCAAGAGCCTTCATCGGACCCTTATTGACGGCCAGGATGAACACTTACCGGGTGGGCTGAAAACCATCATTCCCAACGCCAGTGTGGTTGAGAAGATGGGTGAGGATGGCACGCCGGTAGAACTGATCGCTCCTTCCTCGGTGGCGGCAGATGCCTACCGGCGGTTATGGCGCGAAATTCAACGGCTACTCTGAGCCGTTCACCGCATCTTGAAACCCTTGTCCAGCAGGAAGTCTTTCATGTGCGGGCGCAGTTTACTGGTGAACAGGGGCTTGAGTTGCTCTGACCAGTTTGTGTCCTTGTTGCCGCCGGTACGCTCAAGGTAGTAACTGTTCATGGTCTGGTCGAAGTCCGCTACCTGGGCTTGATCCTGTTCGTCCTGGTAATAGTCTTCCTTGAGAATAGTTTCTACCGGGAGGCGGGGTTTAACCTCCGGGTCCTGGTCAGGGTAACCCAGGCACATTCCAAACACCGGATACACGTGCTCTGGCAGGTGGAGTATCTCGCTGACTTCGCCCGGATCATTCCGGATGCCGCCGATGTAGCATAACCCCAGGCCTTCTGATTCAGCGGCAATGGCGACATTCTGAGCCATCAGCGCCGTATCGACACTGGCGACGACCAGTTGCTCTGTCATGCCTCGAACTACCTCTGCACCAGCTCGTTCTGCTGCTTCCGTGGACCGTTTCATATCGGCACAGAACACCAGGAAATCCGAGCATTCGGCAACGTAGGTCTGCCCTCCGGCCAGCTCTGCAATTTTCTGTCTGTTTTCCGGCTTTACCACGTGAATCACGGAATAGGCCTGGACGTGGTTGGAGGTGGCCGCACTCTGGCCGGCCCGGATGAGTTCCCTGAACAACTCGCGGGGGATCTTCTGGTCTGTGAACTTCCGGATGGAGCGGTGGGAGTTCAGTAGTTCGATGGTCGGGTTCATGATACCTCGCAATCGGTGAATTCCAGACAGCGTACAGCTCAGTTCACTTCGCTTCTATTCGGATGAGCGCTGCCCGAATCTGATCAGGAATTGCGGTTGGCGAGTTTGTCT of Marinobacter sediminum contains these proteins:
- a CDS encoding metallophosphatase domain-containing protein, with translation MRIVCISDTHSMHRQIEVPEGDLLIHAGDCLGVGTLDELEDLDDWFSEQPHRHKILIAGNHDWCFQDEPAEARELVRHAHYLQDSPLELEGLKFWGSPWTPVFFNWAFNRERGQAIAERWARIPDDTDVLITHGPAAGILDKIISPTGIVRPGCEDLARKLETLSLRLHVFGHIHEDHGQEQIGDCLHVNASTCTGSYKPLNLPIIVDL
- a CDS encoding LLM class flavin-dependent oxidoreductase, with amino-acid sequence MPTRPDYSLLELASVREGDSVGTTLSNSAAYARHAEELGFKRFWLAEHHNMEGISSSATSVLIGHIAGQTETIRVGSGGVMLPNHPPLVIAEQFGTLESLYPGRIDLGLGRAPGTDPVTARALRREGLGAEQFPEDVARLQSLLGPLQPGQSVKAIPGAGTNVPIWLLGSSLYSAQLAAMRGLPYAFAGHFAPRLYREALRVYRDNFQPSDQLAAPYAMLAVPAVPADSMDEARFLATTSYQRILALFRGQPLWMRPPVESMNGLWNAGEKASVQDFLALQLLGDADALNRQLDTLLASVEVDELMFTVDIYDPVKRRHALDILAATRSD
- the nfsA gene encoding oxygen-insensitive NADPH nitroreductase, with amino-acid sequence MNPTIELLNSHRSIRKFTDQKIPRELFRELIRAGQSAATSNHVQAYSVIHVVKPENRQKIAELAGGQTYVAECSDFLVFCADMKRSTEAAERAGAEVVRGMTEQLVVASVDTALMAQNVAIAAESEGLGLCYIGGIRNDPGEVSEILHLPEHVYPVFGMCLGYPDQDPEVKPRLPVETILKEDYYQDEQDQAQVADFDQTMNSYYLERTGGNKDTNWSEQLKPLFTSKLRPHMKDFLLDKGFKMR
- a CDS encoding TRAP transporter large permease, which produces MATIMMVIMIGLLLLGFPMMVPLITGAVVGFVMMFDGFGQMGTFIQQMMGGIRPASLIAVPMFILAADIMTRGQSADRLINMVMAFIGHVKGGLAISTAASCTLFGAVSGSTQATVVAVGSPLRPKLLKAGYSDSFSLALIINSSDIAFLIPPSIGFIIYGVISGTSIAELFIAGIGPGIMILAMFSIYCLIYAYVNKVPTEERAGWRARGVAVREALWPLFFPVIIVGGIYGGIFSPTEAAAVCVLYAFTLEFAVFRSLKLPDIYRIAKSTGLITAVVFILVAVGNGFSWIISFAQIPQAILESVGVNEAGPVGVLVAICIAFFVACMFVDPIVVILVLTPIFAPAIEATGLDPVLVGVLITLQVAIGSATPPFGCDIFTAIAIFKRPYWEVIRGTPPFVFMLVAAAGLIIAFPQIALFLRDVAFR
- a CDS encoding TRAP transporter substrate-binding protein, which encodes MSSMSKFKKLAGISALAFAAMTAANSVNAANWRYAHEEYEGDVQDVFAYKFKEYIEENSDHTLQIYRFGELGESDDIMEQTQAGILNFVNQSPGFTGALIPEAQIFFIPYLMPTDMETVIKFFRESEAINKDFPELYAEKGLELLQMYPEGEMVVTVDEPVTKPEDFNNKKIRVMTNPLLSETYSAFGATPTPLPWGEVYGALQTNMIQGQENPIFWIESGGLYEVSPNLVFTSHGWFTTAMMANQDFYSDLSDADKKLVQDASDFAFEEIIDHIDGLADEALAKIQKASDEVTVTRLNDEQIDAFKARAPQVEEKFIEMTGERGKDLLNQFKKDLEEVQSN
- a CDS encoding YqiA/YcfP family alpha/beta fold hydrolase; amino-acid sequence: MTTPTIHVFLSHGLESGPGSTKVQAMKQAAETFPGVIATAIDHRSSKEPATRLEQMKSAMKESNADPARTILAGSSMGGWVCAQTSATQPVLGCFLLAPALAMARYPHSSPCIQARHTQIIHGWDDDVVPVMPVLELAREQDLPTLVLPDGHRLENSLGRVVGEFHLFLEMCLSHLNGP
- a CDS encoding putative 4-mercaptohistidine N1-methyltransferase, which encodes MQPSGYYENDTTLAQYCEFHFGEQWHGEPNFPKELALACIDAMNGRTMGRALDIGCACGRSSFELARFFDHVDGVDFSASFINKCVEMAEQKLVRYARPEEGELVSYHERTLAALDLGDTVGKVAFHQGDACDLKSQFSGYDLVLAANLIDRLYKPSTFLTTIHERINDGGLLVIASPYTWLEEYTPKEEWLGGFKKDGEDYTTLDGLRDMLGPHFRILGEPRSLPFVIRETRNKFQHSFSELTVWQKVST
- a CDS encoding ParA family protein, which gives rise to MRTIAFYSMKGGVGKTAAAVNIAYLASQAGYSTLLWDLDPQGASSWYLAGADRIKGQKLSALLKGKTPIAEFVHESGYPNLDFIPSHTSFRNLDVKLDQDDSTNLIKQWLAPLSEETSLVILDCPPSLSRLSEQVLKAADAVFVPVIPTWLSLNSWEQLQAFAREKKLKPSRLHPFYSMADRRKSLHRTLIDGQDEHLPGGLKTIIPNASVVEKMGEDGTPVELIAPSSVAADAYRRLWREIQRLL
- a CDS encoding TRAP transporter small permease, giving the protein MSENSPDLEDDTGTYESGLPGFLGTIDEIIAKTEAVMLAVGVILMAVNTCINVIARFVFGEGLFFSGEINRILIILITFAGIGYAARHGRHIRMSAVYDAVPPKGRKVLMVFIALFTSVVMFFLCYHSYGYVETLYSRGRILPALGFEIWWIYVWAPVGFAITGIQYFLTAIKNLTSKDVYLSTGVIDGYADSESEV
- a CDS encoding glutathione peroxidase is translated as MLRTLLGALVALAVWPVYAGGTACPAFLDHELRKLHSSQSVNLCDVSAGKPMLVVNTASHCGYTGQFEGLQALHEKYRDSGLVVVGFASDDFRQEAATEEEAATVCYKNFGVTFTMIAPGPVTGDQANPVFQHISQQSQSPRWNFSKYVLDSNGQVVQAFPSQVKPSDPELIRAVESVL